A single Salmo trutta chromosome 14, fSalTru1.1, whole genome shotgun sequence DNA region contains:
- the LOC115207344 gene encoding non-classical arabinogalactan protein 31-like: protein MAKPSQSDTAKPIQPDTARPIQADTARPIQADTARPIQADTAKPIQPDTARPIQPDTAKPIQSDTARPIQPDTAKPIQPDTARPIQADTARPIQPDTARPIQPDTARPIQADTARPIQADMATSFHLSS, encoded by the coding sequence ATGGCCAAACCAAGCCAGAGTGACACGGCCAAACCAATCCAGCCTGACACGGCCAGGCCAATCCAGGCTGACACGGCCAGGCCAATCCAGGCTGACACGGCCAGGCCAATCCAGGCTGACACGGCCAAACCAATCCAGCCTGACACGGCCAGGCCAATCCAGCCTGACACGGCCAAACCAATCCAGAGTGACACGGCCAGGCCAATCCAGCCTGACACGGCCAAACCAATCCAGCCTGACACGGCCAGGCCAATCCAGGCTGACACGGCCAGGCCAATCCAGCCTGACACGGCCAGGCCAATCCAGCCTGACACGGCCAGGCCAATCCAGGCTGACACGGCCAGGCCAATCCAGGCTGACATGGCAACATCTTTCCATTTGTCCTCATAA